Proteins found in one Terribacillus sp. DMT04 genomic segment:
- the mnhG gene encoding monovalent cation/H(+) antiporter subunit G codes for MIQTIIEIILDILVILFLLGGAFIVFTASVGVLRFPDIYTRLHAASKGSTLGVAGILIGAFIFHYMEYGIVSGRLILGVLFIMLTAPVASHLISRAAHLRGAKPYGTLKDQYQEAIDAEKRKQNKNAK; via the coding sequence TTGATACAGACGATAATTGAAATCATCCTGGATATCCTAGTCATTCTCTTCTTACTTGGCGGTGCGTTTATCGTGTTTACTGCTTCTGTAGGTGTTCTGCGCTTCCCTGATATTTATACGAGACTTCACGCTGCGAGTAAAGGCTCCACACTTGGTGTGGCAGGTATCCTTATCGGCGCCTTCATCTTTCACTATATGGAATATGGAATTGTCAGCGGCAGGCTGATTCTTGGGGTGCTGTTTATCATGCTAACCGCACCGGTAGCCAGCCACTTAATTTCAAGAGCCGCTCACCTGCGCGGAGCCAAACCATATGGTACGTTAAAAGATCAGTACCAAGAAGCAATTGATGCAGAAAAACGAAAACAAAATAAAAATGCAAAGTGA
- the sigK gene encoding RNA polymerase sporulation sigma factor SigK — MSIIGAIGLLLKEAMFFVSYVKNHAFPQPLPPEEEAVHIERMKQGDEVSRNKLIEHNLRLVAHIVKKFENTGEDAEDLISIGTIGLIKGIESYSSDKGTKLATYAARCIENEILMHLRALKKTKKDISLHDPIGQDKEGNEISLIDILQAENDDIIEYIQLNMEVEKIKEYIGILDGREKEVIVSRYGLNNEEDMTQREIAKKLNISRSYVSRIEKRALMKIFHEYYRQHRT; from the coding sequence TTGAGTATTATTGGTGCAATTGGACTCCTCTTAAAAGAAGCTATGTTCTTCGTTTCCTATGTGAAGAACCATGCATTTCCGCAGCCCCTCCCCCCTGAGGAAGAAGCAGTCCATATTGAACGCATGAAACAAGGGGATGAAGTGAGCCGCAACAAATTAATTGAACATAATTTGCGTCTTGTCGCCCATATTGTGAAGAAATTTGAAAACACAGGGGAAGACGCAGAGGATCTCATCTCGATTGGTACAATCGGATTAATTAAAGGCATTGAAAGCTATTCTAGTGACAAAGGAACCAAACTTGCTACATACGCGGCAAGATGTATTGAGAATGAAATACTCATGCATCTGCGTGCTTTAAAAAAAACGAAGAAAGATATATCCCTGCATGATCCAATCGGTCAGGATAAAGAAGGCAATGAAATCAGCTTGATTGACATCCTTCAAGCGGAGAATGACGACATTATTGAATATATTCAGCTTAATATGGAAGTAGAAAAGATTAAAGAATACATTGGTATTCTTGATGGAAGGGAAAAAGAAGTAATCGTCAGCCGGTATGGACTTAACAATGAGGAAGATATGACACAGCGGGAGATTGCAAAAAAGTTAAATATATCACGCAGTTACGTTTCTCGCATTGAGAAACGAGCGTTGATGAAGATCTTCCATGAATATTATCGTCAACATCGAACGTAA
- a CDS encoding YrhC family protein, with translation MEKRQQQLLDKIADYRRFALALLILGSYLYLGSIINVYLAPSDKANILFALTGGCVVTAILIWFAIERWQKKLES, from the coding sequence ATGGAGAAAAGACAACAGCAGCTGCTTGACAAGATTGCAGATTATCGCCGTTTTGCATTGGCGCTTCTGATTCTTGGAAGTTATTTATATCTTGGATCAATAATTAATGTCTATTTGGCACCTTCAGACAAAGCAAATATACTTTTCGCACTTACCGGCGGATGTGTCGTTACAGCGATACTTATCTGGTTTGCAATAGAGCGCTGGCAGAAAAAACTAGAAAGCTAA
- the mtnN gene encoding 5'-methylthioadenosine/S-adenosylhomocysteine nucleosidase, whose product MTIGIIGAMDEEVALLKETMTNKKETVVAGYEITEGTLSEKSVVLLKSGIGKVNAALAAAMLIERYAPEAIINTGSAGGFAEKLEVGDIVISDAVVHHDVDVTAFDYAYGQVPQMPPAFQADQALVKLAKSVIDQFPDTNAEIGLIATGDSFMSDPNRVAFVREKFPAMLAAEMEAAAVAQVAYHYSTPFVIVRALSDIAGKESSVSFDAFLDQAARNAANLIMKMVEHY is encoded by the coding sequence ATGACAATCGGTATTATCGGAGCAATGGACGAAGAAGTAGCACTATTAAAAGAAACAATGACAAATAAGAAGGAAACCGTTGTAGCAGGTTATGAAATTACCGAGGGTACCTTATCGGAGAAATCTGTTGTACTTCTTAAATCCGGAATCGGAAAAGTAAATGCAGCACTTGCAGCAGCTATGCTGATTGAACGTTACGCTCCTGAAGCAATTATTAATACAGGATCAGCTGGCGGATTCGCGGAGAAACTTGAAGTAGGTGATATTGTCATTTCGGATGCAGTTGTTCATCATGACGTAGATGTAACAGCGTTCGACTATGCTTATGGACAAGTACCACAAATGCCGCCAGCATTTCAAGCGGATCAAGCTCTTGTAAAGCTGGCTAAAAGTGTGATTGATCAATTCCCTGATACAAATGCAGAAATCGGTTTAATCGCTACAGGTGACAGCTTTATGTCGGATCCGAATCGTGTTGCATTTGTCAGAGAGAAGTTTCCGGCGATGCTGGCAGCGGAGATGGAAGCTGCTGCTGTAGCGCAAGTTGCTTATCATTACAGCACACCTTTCGTTATCGTACGTGCATTGTCCGACATAGCAGGTAAAGAATCATCGGTATCCTTTGATGCATTTTTGGATCAAGCGGCCCGTAATGCAGCTAATCTAATCATGAAGATGGTAGAGCACTATTAA